The following proteins come from a genomic window of Methylorubrum populi:
- the ntrB gene encoding nitrate ABC transporter permease: MATGATLTATRARASAKARAPFITGAGLRGIAARILPPLVVLAGFLLLWEVLCSSPTAGLPPPSRVLTEAWDIIVDPFYDNGGTDKGLFWHISASLQRVALGFALAVVAGVLLGTLVGQSEWAMRGLDPIFQVLRTIPPLAWLPLSLAAFRDGQPSAIFVIFITSIWPIIINTAVGIRNIPQDYRNVAAVIRLNPIEFFYKIMLPSAAPYIFTGLRIGVGLSWLAIVAAEMLIGGVGIGFFIWDAWNSSHISEIIVALVYVGLIGFVLDRLVAGVGVLVTRGTSAA, from the coding sequence ATGGCCACCGGAGCAACGCTCACCGCAACCCGCGCGCGCGCCTCGGCGAAGGCCCGCGCGCCCTTCATCACCGGGGCCGGGCTGCGCGGCATCGCCGCCCGCATCCTGCCCCCGCTCGTCGTGCTGGCGGGTTTCCTGCTGCTGTGGGAGGTGCTGTGCTCCTCCCCCACCGCCGGCCTGCCGCCGCCCTCGCGGGTGCTGACGGAGGCCTGGGACATCATCGTCGATCCGTTCTACGACAACGGCGGCACCGACAAGGGCCTGTTCTGGCATATCTCCGCGAGCCTTCAGCGCGTGGCGCTGGGCTTCGCGCTGGCCGTCGTGGCCGGCGTGCTGCTCGGGACGCTGGTCGGCCAGTCCGAATGGGCGATGCGCGGGCTCGACCCGATCTTCCAGGTGCTGCGCACGATCCCGCCGCTGGCCTGGCTGCCGCTCTCGCTCGCCGCCTTCCGCGACGGGCAGCCCTCGGCGATCTTCGTGATCTTCATCACCTCGATCTGGCCGATCATCATCAATACGGCCGTCGGCATCCGCAACATTCCGCAGGACTACCGCAACGTCGCCGCGGTCATCCGGCTGAACCCGATCGAGTTCTTCTACAAGATCATGCTGCCCTCGGCGGCGCCGTACATCTTCACCGGTCTTCGCATCGGCGTCGGCCTGTCCTGGCTCGCCATCGTCGCGGCCGAGATGCTGATCGGCGGCGTCGGCATCGGCTTCTTCATCTGGGACGCGTGGAACTCGTCGCATATCAGCGAGATCATCGTCGCCCTCGTCTATGTCGGACTCATCGGCTTCGTCCTCGACCGGCTGGTCGCCGGCGTCGGCGTGCTCGTGACCCGCGGCACCTCCGCAGCCTGA